Proteins co-encoded in one Thermoplasmata archaeon genomic window:
- a CDS encoding alpha/beta fold hydrolase, translating to MAETADTKTLEVSGGAIAFEDSGRGPAVVLLHEGIADRRMWHREFGALAHDHRVLRYDFRGYGGSRPASSSFSPVDDLLALLDHARLERPLLVGPSMGGKVALDLTLAHPDRVGGLLLVAPGYSGMDYEHVPGGKATFERDERLSQAAVEAWTAGHLEEATERLRELWASALSGRELELFRTMVRDNAPEVFEERSGRFETRAGPPAAGRLAQIRVPTVLLVGDRDNPAMPHLANYLARGIPGAQLELVAGADHLLNLSRPDAFDAGLARAMARVRA from the coding sequence ATGGCCGAGACCGCGGACACGAAGACGCTGGAAGTATCCGGGGGCGCGATCGCCTTCGAGGACAGCGGTCGCGGGCCGGCGGTCGTGCTGCTCCACGAAGGGATCGCGGACCGGCGCATGTGGCACCGTGAGTTCGGGGCGCTCGCCCATGATCACCGCGTGCTCCGCTACGATTTCCGGGGGTACGGAGGCTCGCGCCCGGCGTCCTCCTCCTTCTCCCCGGTCGATGACCTGTTGGCGCTGCTCGATCACGCTCGCCTCGAGCGCCCGCTCCTCGTGGGCCCGAGCATGGGCGGAAAGGTCGCGCTCGACCTCACCCTGGCCCATCCCGATCGGGTCGGCGGTCTGTTGCTCGTCGCGCCGGGGTACTCGGGCATGGACTACGAGCACGTCCCGGGCGGAAAGGCGACCTTCGAGCGCGACGAGCGGCTCTCCCAAGCCGCGGTCGAGGCCTGGACCGCCGGACATCTGGAAGAGGCCACGGAGCGGCTGCGCGAGTTGTGGGCCTCCGCGCTCAGCGGTCGAGAGCTCGAGCTCTTCCGCACGATGGTCCGGGACAACGCGCCGGAAGTCTTCGAGGAGCGCTCCGGCCGGTTCGAGACGCGCGCGGGGCCACCGGCGGCCGGCCGGCTCGCGCAGATCCGGGTGCCGACCGTCCTGCTGGTCGGGGATCGGGACAATCCCGCGATGCCCCACCTCGCGAACTATCTCGCGCGGGGAATCCCCGGCGCCCAGCTAGAACTCGTCGCGGGCGCGGACCATCTGCTGAACCTCTCGAGGCCGGACGCGTTCGACGCCGGGCTCGCGCGCGCGATGGCTCGAGTCCGGGCCTGA
- a CDS encoding amidohydrolase family protein, translating to MGIRIEADVVIPGSGDPIRGGCVIIEGPTITYAGPVEGSPAAGPSDTTVSVPAVMPGLWDCHTHFAGRRKLSMEETIYTSHPVALIRSVADAERVLRAGFTSIRELGGLGIFLSRGVNEGSIPGPKIYASGTILSTTGGHGDAHAFPIEYVNYLRHQLELPGPCDGVPECLLAVRKVLRLGASVVKVCASGGVMSDLDDPRHQQFSDEELRAIVDEAARAERIVAAHCHGKAGIMAALRAGARTIEHGTYLDEEAADLMVEKGAILVPTLSVQALATSGAGEGMPEHKLEKGRKVSAEAQRAMRLAVRKKVPIAMGTDIGLSGEVGPLRWGRNGHELALMVEQMGMSPLEAIRSSTALGPMTLGPQAPRSGRLQPGFAADVIALREDPLKRIAVLGEPEHVLKVWKDGKLAVDRAALD from the coding sequence ATGGGCATTCGGATCGAGGCGGACGTCGTGATCCCCGGATCGGGTGACCCGATTCGGGGCGGCTGTGTGATAATTGAAGGGCCAACGATCACCTATGCTGGACCGGTAGAGGGGTCCCCAGCCGCCGGACCTTCGGACACTACCGTGTCGGTTCCGGCGGTCATGCCCGGATTATGGGATTGTCACACTCACTTCGCCGGGCGCCGCAAGCTCTCGATGGAGGAAACCATCTACACTTCGCATCCCGTGGCCCTCATACGTTCGGTCGCGGATGCCGAGAGGGTCCTTCGTGCCGGATTCACGTCGATTCGCGAGCTCGGAGGACTCGGCATCTTCCTCAGCCGCGGTGTGAACGAAGGCTCGATCCCCGGTCCGAAGATCTACGCCTCGGGTACGATCCTCAGCACCACCGGCGGGCACGGAGATGCGCACGCCTTCCCGATCGAGTACGTGAACTATCTGCGGCACCAGCTCGAACTGCCGGGGCCGTGTGATGGCGTTCCCGAGTGTCTACTCGCGGTGCGGAAGGTACTTCGATTGGGCGCTTCCGTCGTCAAAGTTTGTGCCTCCGGAGGGGTGATGAGCGACCTCGACGATCCAAGGCATCAGCAGTTCTCTGACGAGGAGCTACGGGCGATTGTCGACGAGGCCGCTCGGGCCGAGCGAATTGTGGCGGCGCATTGTCATGGCAAGGCCGGCATTATGGCGGCGCTCCGAGCCGGAGCCAGGACCATCGAACATGGGACGTATCTTGACGAGGAGGCCGCCGATCTCATGGTGGAGAAGGGGGCAATCCTGGTCCCCACCCTCTCGGTCCAGGCCCTCGCGACATCGGGAGCGGGAGAAGGAATGCCGGAGCACAAGCTTGAGAAGGGACGGAAGGTCTCCGCCGAGGCTCAGCGCGCCATGCGGCTGGCGGTTCGGAAGAAGGTCCCCATCGCGATGGGGACCGACATCGGCCTCTCCGGCGAGGTGGGCCCGCTCCGTTGGGGCCGCAACGGCCACGAGCTGGCCTTGATGGTCGAGCAGATGGGGATGTCGCCGCTGGAGGCCATCCGATCCAGCACGGCGCTGGGTCCGATGACTCTCGGTCCCCAAGCACCCAGATCGGGGCGGCTTCAGCCGGGTTTCGCCGCGGATGTGATTGCCCTCCGAGAAGATCCTTTGAAGCGGATTGCAGTCCTCGGTGAGCCGGAGCACGTCCTCAAGGTGTGGAAGGATGGAAAGCTGGCCGTCGACCGCGCTGCTCTCGATTAG
- the gltX gene encoding glutamate--tRNA ligase — translation MTLPPDLATRARRLALENAIAHSDAPRAGPIVARLLSSEPALRSEAAAVTTLVDGLVAEVARLAPEARAGELARLGGPMAAPPREARHEGADFPELPGAESGRVVLRMAPFPSGVLHIGHGRMLFAHQYYRERYDGRLLLVFDDTVGSEEKRVETEFFDLILGDCELAGVRPDSVVYKSDRIARFYPWAERVIERGRAYVCRCAPELLRERRAAGVACPERGQTPEEARAEWDRMLAGEFAPGEAVLRLKTDLADPDPAFRDRVLFRLSDLDHPRVGHRFKVWPLLEFSWAVDDIELGVTHVLRGKDLVMEDRMQRYIWDLLGITGPPFVHWGILRVREAKVAKSKAYREVKSGLYDGWADPRTWSLRSLDRRGISMESLKAFILSFGMSLADIEVPAETLYAENRKRIDRLAIRRAFVADPVRLEVDGFPEDLRTARLANHPDRPELGTREVPAGPAFFLAATDLAPRSGAEVRLKDLANIRLPESIPPVGGTLRARFTGRENRKLPRLQWVGADGAVPVDLLDVEGAHRAGLGEHALAAALPGEILQFERVGFVRVERDQVPGASPIRVVFGHP, via the coding sequence GTGACGCTGCCGCCGGACCTCGCCACGCGGGCGCGGCGGCTGGCGCTGGAGAACGCGATCGCGCACAGCGACGCGCCGCGGGCCGGGCCGATCGTCGCGCGCCTCCTTTCCTCCGAACCCGCGCTGCGCTCGGAGGCGGCGGCGGTCACCACGCTGGTCGATGGGCTCGTCGCCGAGGTCGCCCGGCTGGCGCCCGAGGCGCGCGCGGGCGAGCTCGCGAGACTCGGAGGACCGATGGCTGCCCCTCCGCGGGAGGCCCGCCACGAGGGCGCGGACTTCCCGGAGCTGCCGGGGGCCGAGTCGGGCCGGGTCGTGCTGCGGATGGCCCCGTTCCCGAGCGGTGTCCTGCACATCGGCCACGGCCGGATGCTCTTCGCGCACCAGTACTACCGGGAGCGCTACGACGGCCGGTTGCTCCTCGTCTTCGACGACACCGTCGGCTCGGAGGAAAAGCGCGTCGAGACCGAGTTCTTCGACCTCATCCTCGGCGACTGCGAGCTCGCGGGGGTCCGCCCGGATTCGGTCGTCTACAAGTCGGACCGCATCGCGCGATTCTATCCGTGGGCCGAGCGGGTCATCGAGCGGGGCCGCGCCTACGTCTGCCGGTGCGCGCCCGAGCTGCTCCGCGAGCGGCGGGCGGCCGGCGTCGCCTGCCCGGAGCGCGGGCAGACGCCCGAGGAGGCCCGGGCGGAGTGGGATCGGATGCTCGCGGGGGAGTTCGCCCCCGGCGAGGCGGTGCTGCGACTGAAGACCGACCTCGCCGACCCCGATCCCGCGTTCCGGGACCGCGTGCTGTTCCGGCTCAGCGATCTCGACCACCCGCGCGTCGGTCACCGATTCAAGGTCTGGCCCCTGCTCGAGTTCTCGTGGGCCGTGGACGACATTGAGCTCGGGGTGACCCATGTACTCCGGGGCAAGGACCTGGTGATGGAGGACCGGATGCAGCGGTACATCTGGGACCTGCTCGGGATCACCGGTCCGCCGTTCGTCCACTGGGGGATCCTGCGGGTGCGCGAGGCGAAGGTCGCGAAATCGAAGGCCTACCGCGAGGTGAAGTCCGGTCTCTACGACGGGTGGGCCGACCCCCGGACCTGGTCGTTGCGCTCCCTCGACCGTCGCGGGATCTCGATGGAGTCGCTGAAGGCGTTCATCCTCTCCTTCGGAATGAGCCTCGCCGACATCGAGGTGCCGGCCGAAACGCTCTACGCGGAGAATCGCAAACGCATCGACCGTCTGGCGATCCGACGGGCGTTCGTCGCGGATCCGGTCCGGCTCGAGGTCGATGGCTTCCCCGAGGACCTGCGGACCGCGCGCCTGGCCAACCATCCGGACCGCCCCGAGCTCGGAACCCGAGAGGTCCCCGCCGGACCGGCGTTCTTCCTGGCCGCGACGGACCTCGCCCCACGCTCGGGCGCCGAAGTGCGCCTCAAGGACCTCGCCAACATCCGACTGCCGGAGTCGATCCCGCCGGTCGGCGGCACGCTGCGCGCGCGGTTCACGGGCCGGGAGAACCGCAAGCTTCCGCGACTCCAGTGGGTCGGAGCGGACGGCGCGGTGCCGGTCGATCTGCTCGACGTCGAGGGGGCGCACCGCGCCGGGCTCGGTGAGCATGCCCTCGCTGCCGCGCTCCCGGGCGAGATCCTGCAGTTCGAACGCGTTGGCTTCGTGCGCGTCGAGCGCGACCAGGTGCCGGGTGCGTCCCCGATCCGGGTCGTCTTCGGACACCCGTAG
- a CDS encoding cation diffusion facilitator family transporter yields MRPQVIIIATLLLNAALFLFNLSVAVLTGSRSVLAEAIFTITDIVGSGLLLWGLYLSRRPASHEYPFGRGKERFFWAFVSIVITFTVAGVLALTEGIDQIVSPRPIVHVLYALAVVAATLGVSIASILVTLRELRLGRVTLSALLESANQGLKSIFYQDVVTAGASAAAFLGLFLVHQTGSAVPDGIGAATEGLILLGTGFVLAAESREYLIGRALAPEYGRRMLALIEQNPNVAKVRSLQSMLLGPDDALLALKINFHDGLTTDQIEAAIDQVTHTLRSAYPILRHIVIEPES; encoded by the coding sequence ATGCGACCGCAGGTCATCATCATCGCCACCCTCCTGCTCAACGCGGCCCTCTTCCTGTTCAATCTGTCCGTCGCCGTACTCACCGGCAGCCGCTCGGTCCTCGCCGAGGCGATCTTCACGATCACCGACATCGTCGGGAGCGGCCTGCTCCTGTGGGGGCTGTATCTGTCGCGGCGACCCGCCTCGCACGAGTACCCGTTCGGACGCGGCAAGGAGCGCTTCTTCTGGGCGTTCGTCTCGATCGTGATCACGTTCACCGTCGCGGGCGTGCTGGCGCTGACGGAGGGCATCGACCAGATCGTCTCGCCCCGGCCGATCGTCCACGTGCTCTACGCCCTCGCGGTGGTCGCCGCCACGCTCGGCGTCAGCATCGCGAGCATCCTGGTCACCTTACGCGAGCTGCGCCTGGGCAGGGTCACCCTCTCCGCGCTATTGGAGTCGGCGAACCAGGGGCTGAAGTCGATCTTCTACCAGGACGTCGTCACGGCCGGCGCCAGCGCGGCGGCCTTCCTAGGCCTCTTCCTCGTCCACCAGACCGGGAGCGCGGTCCCGGACGGCATCGGGGCGGCCACGGAGGGCCTGATCCTCCTCGGGACCGGTTTCGTGCTCGCGGCCGAGAGCCGCGAGTACCTCATCGGGCGAGCGCTCGCGCCCGAGTACGGCCGTCGGATGCTGGCGCTGATCGAGCAGAACCCGAACGTCGCGAAGGTGCGGAGCCTCCAGTCGATGCTGCTCGGGCCCGACGACGCGCTGCTCGCGCTGAAGATCAACTTCCACGATGGGCTCACGACCGACCAGATCGAGGCGGCGATCGACCAGGTGACGCACACCCTGCGCTCGGCCTACCCGATCCTGCGCCACATCGTCATCGAGCCGGAGTCGTAG
- a CDS encoding VOC family protein — protein MRFLHTSITVRNMAESLAFYTEVLGLEFERRRTIPENHAEIAFVRDPASGARIELTHWDGKDAFEAGEQLDHLAFEVAEMDAFLMRVRTKGVRVAKEPYRLSGGSSRIAFLLDPNDVWIELIERPHSA, from the coding sequence GTGCGGTTCCTGCACACCTCGATCACCGTGCGCAACATGGCCGAGAGCCTCGCCTTCTACACCGAGGTGCTCGGCCTCGAGTTCGAGCGGCGACGCACGATCCCCGAGAACCACGCCGAGATCGCCTTCGTTCGCGATCCGGCCTCCGGGGCGCGGATCGAGCTCACTCACTGGGACGGGAAGGACGCGTTCGAAGCGGGCGAGCAGCTCGACCACCTCGCCTTCGAGGTCGCGGAGATGGACGCGTTCCTGATGCGGGTCCGCACGAAGGGCGTCCGCGTCGCGAAGGAGCCGTACCGCCTCTCGGGCGGCTCGTCGCGGATCGCCTTCCTCCTCGATCCCAACGACGTCTGGATCGAGCTGATCGAGCGGCCGCACTCGGCCTGA
- the amrS gene encoding AmmeMemoRadiSam system radical SAM enzyme codes for MAHPATLYRPLAGGRVQCTACARYCIIPAGSHGFCFVRKNVDGHLELLSYGKAAATQVDPVEKKPHSHFHPGARVFSIGTVGCNWRCLYCQNAEISQEHEVGGRPLSPRAAVDGARRYGCAGVTFTYNEPTIFIEYALDVIAEAHRAGLFANFVTNGYMTPEAVAALGPHLDAVSVDFKGSGEPGFMRKYITAKGPDPILSTIRDLKERGVHVEVTDLIVPQVGDSADATRQLARFVVDELGPATPFHLLRFHPDYHMMDLPETPIPTLERLHGILKEEGLEYAYLGNVWGHPLEHTYCPACGAIAVRRFGFTIQAWNLDEQNRCRACGHGIPIVGRLAEDYVPTFATPIA; via the coding sequence ATGGCGCATCCGGCAACCCTGTACCGTCCACTGGCGGGCGGCCGGGTACAGTGCACGGCGTGCGCCCGGTACTGTATCATCCCGGCCGGCTCGCACGGATTCTGCTTCGTGCGGAAGAACGTCGACGGGCATCTCGAGCTCCTCTCGTACGGGAAGGCGGCGGCGACCCAGGTCGATCCGGTCGAGAAAAAGCCGCATTCGCACTTCCACCCGGGCGCCCGGGTCTTTTCGATCGGAACGGTCGGATGCAACTGGCGCTGCCTCTATTGCCAGAACGCGGAGATCTCGCAGGAGCACGAGGTCGGTGGTCGGCCGTTGTCGCCCCGGGCCGCGGTTGACGGGGCGCGCCGCTACGGCTGCGCCGGCGTGACGTTCACCTACAACGAACCCACGATCTTCATCGAGTACGCGCTCGACGTGATCGCCGAGGCGCACCGCGCCGGCCTCTTCGCGAACTTCGTCACCAACGGCTACATGACGCCGGAGGCGGTGGCCGCGCTCGGCCCCCACCTCGACGCGGTGAGCGTCGACTTCAAGGGCAGCGGGGAACCCGGGTTCATGCGCAAGTACATCACCGCGAAGGGTCCGGACCCGATCCTCTCCACGATCCGGGACCTGAAGGAGCGCGGCGTCCACGTGGAGGTCACCGACCTCATCGTGCCCCAGGTCGGCGACTCGGCGGACGCGACGCGACAGCTGGCCCGCTTCGTCGTCGACGAGCTGGGGCCGGCGACGCCGTTCCATCTGCTGCGCTTCCACCCGGACTACCACATGATGGATCTGCCCGAGACGCCGATCCCGACGCTCGAGCGCCTCCACGGCATCCTCAAGGAGGAGGGCCTCGAGTACGCCTACCTGGGGAACGTCTGGGGCCATCCGCTCGAGCACACGTACTGCCCCGCGTGCGGCGCGATCGCCGTGCGGCGCTTCGGCTTCACGATCCAGGCCTGGAACCTCGACGAGCAGAACCGCTGCCGCGCCTGCGGCCACGGTATCCCGATCGTCGGCCGGCTCGCCGAGGACTACGTGCCGACGTTCGCGACGCCGATCGCGTAG
- a CDS encoding zinc-ribbon domain-containing protein has translation MPACQHCGELAADGALFCPKCGYTLPQVDTSLPPPPPPRLAPVAAAPARPGVPIPPPPASAGPGAYPLAPGTIAAATPAMPPPPSGKYCIRCGTIISRAAVYCPVCQQPQTP, from the coding sequence GTGCCGGCGTGCCAGCACTGCGGCGAGCTCGCCGCGGATGGTGCGCTCTTCTGCCCGAAGTGCGGCTACACCCTGCCGCAGGTCGACACGAGCCTCCCACCGCCTCCCCCGCCCCGGCTCGCGCCCGTCGCGGCCGCGCCCGCTCGGCCCGGGGTGCCGATCCCGCCGCCGCCCGCCTCGGCCGGCCCCGGGGCGTACCCGCTCGCGCCCGGAACGATCGCGGCGGCGACGCCGGCGATGCCGCCTCCGCCGAGTGGAAAGTACTGCATCCGTTGCGGCACGATCATCTCTCGCGCCGCCGTGTACTGCCCGGTATGCCAGCAACCGCAAACACCGTGA
- a CDS encoding class I SAM-dependent methyltransferase, whose amino-acid sequence MFHRLAAYYDDLVGGKDYALEARHLEALAGRLRRSTGRRWLDVACGTGRHLSYLRRHFEVRGIDRSPEMLRVARRRLPGVRLEVGDMRTFRLNAEFDVVSCLFSAIGHLRSERELGATFANFQRHLKPGGIVIVEPWIDPADFRPGFVHAMARESPSASVVRMAFSSRQGRRSLVHFHYLIGAPGRRVQHFEEVDLGLLVPRARLCALMRRAGLTARFLRKGLPSGRGLLVGRKRYAPRAAGRAGQRSFRRSRPVNRPASRRSGIRKRRAV is encoded by the coding sequence ATGTTCCATCGTCTGGCCGCCTACTACGACGACCTGGTCGGCGGGAAGGACTACGCGCTGGAGGCGCGTCACCTCGAGGCCCTCGCCGGCCGGCTCCGGCGCTCGACGGGCCGGCGATGGCTCGATGTGGCGTGCGGGACGGGCCGGCACCTCAGCTACCTGCGCCGGCACTTCGAGGTCCGGGGCATCGACCGCAGCCCGGAGATGCTGCGCGTCGCGCGCCGACGCCTGCCCGGGGTCCGCCTCGAGGTGGGTGACATGCGAACCTTCCGTCTGAACGCGGAGTTCGACGTCGTGAGCTGCCTCTTCAGCGCGATCGGTCACCTGCGAAGCGAACGCGAGCTCGGGGCCACCTTCGCGAACTTCCAGCGCCACCTGAAGCCGGGAGGCATCGTGATCGTCGAGCCGTGGATCGATCCGGCCGACTTCCGCCCGGGGTTCGTGCACGCGATGGCGCGGGAGAGCCCGTCGGCCTCGGTCGTCCGGATGGCCTTCTCCTCGCGCCAGGGGCGGCGCTCGCTCGTCCACTTCCACTACCTCATCGGGGCGCCAGGCCGCCGGGTGCAGCACTTCGAGGAGGTCGACCTCGGGCTCCTGGTCCCCCGCGCTCGGTTGTGCGCCCTCATGCGTCGCGCCGGGCTGACGGCCCGCTTCCTCCGCAAGGGGTTGCCCTCGGGTCGGGGGCTGCTGGTCGGACGCAAGCGCTACGCGCCGCGAGCGGCCGGCCGGGCGGGGCAGCGTTCCTTCCGGCGATCCCGTCCGGTGAATAGGCCGGCGAGCCGCCGCTCCGGGATTCGGAAGCGCCGCGCCGTGTAG
- a CDS encoding VOC family protein codes for MSVRFQIVIDCRDPDRVVAFWSSALRYQPEPPPDGFAGWREYWQSMGIADTELRAVTGPESIVDPKGAGPRIWFHAVPEAKTGHNRLHFDIKASGGRELPLAMRKDQVEAEVSRLEDLGATRLETLYEEGVDHYAVAMLDPEGNEFDIN; via the coding sequence ATGTCCGTGCGCTTTCAGATCGTGATCGATTGTCGGGATCCGGATCGGGTGGTTGCGTTCTGGTCGTCGGCCCTTCGTTACCAACCGGAGCCACCACCGGACGGCTTTGCCGGTTGGCGCGAATACTGGCAGAGCATGGGTATCGCCGACACGGAGCTCCGGGCGGTGACCGGTCCGGAGTCGATCGTCGATCCGAAGGGAGCGGGGCCGCGCATCTGGTTTCACGCGGTGCCGGAGGCGAAGACCGGCCACAATCGACTCCATTTTGATATCAAGGCGAGCGGGGGCCGCGAACTCCCGCTGGCGATGCGGAAGGACCAGGTGGAGGCGGAGGTGTCCCGCCTCGAGGACCTGGGGGCGACTCGACTCGAGACGCTGTACGAGGAGGGCGTGGACCACTACGCGGTCGCCATGCTGGACCCCGAGGGCAACGAGTTCGACATCAACTGA
- a CDS encoding MFS transporter — MVAPAAPIDETVHRRSLGAVFGATFFVRFAFGITLAVFATYIAGHASGNLNANDTATVGLVTAMASVGEFSTVLASGIVADRIGRFPVLFGGMITAAVLFALVATTRSPLALGAIDFVFGIASGAILAASLAVIADRSGSGERGFEMGRFDAMNLAGWLGGYAFGIAILGTLAVGELGLVFLAGAAILLVGLLVALALVRHLPPGPAFPRSSPAEILGQAFRRNVLLVTLPWLVIYMLIGYVLVFFGSAAKSTGYPLTWIAAGIAVASVFLVLSQPQFGRLADRFGRMRLMTVGVTGFVGTMTSAAALLAYGPSIPLIGALGVSAVAALAYGPAALAALADLARTMSRATTMAIYSLTISLGMVLGLVGATQLTARWGNPGLFVFFAGIAVALVGLTFARYRDLRRVGRASATTPAR; from the coding sequence GTGGTCGCCCCTGCTGCGCCGATCGACGAGACCGTCCACCGCCGGTCGCTCGGCGCCGTCTTCGGTGCGACGTTCTTCGTTCGCTTCGCCTTCGGCATCACCCTCGCGGTGTTCGCGACCTACATCGCCGGCCACGCGAGCGGCAACCTCAACGCGAACGATACCGCGACGGTCGGGCTCGTGACCGCGATGGCGTCGGTCGGGGAGTTCTCGACGGTCCTCGCCTCGGGGATCGTCGCCGACCGGATCGGTCGCTTCCCCGTGCTCTTCGGCGGGATGATCACCGCGGCGGTGCTGTTCGCGCTGGTCGCCACCACCCGTTCGCCGCTCGCGCTCGGCGCGATCGATTTCGTCTTCGGGATCGCGAGCGGCGCGATCCTGGCCGCGAGCCTCGCCGTCATCGCCGACCGCTCGGGGAGCGGCGAGCGCGGCTTCGAGATGGGGCGGTTCGATGCGATGAACCTCGCCGGCTGGCTCGGCGGCTACGCCTTCGGGATCGCGATCCTCGGGACGCTCGCCGTCGGGGAGCTCGGCCTCGTTTTCCTCGCGGGGGCGGCGATCCTGCTCGTCGGCCTGCTCGTCGCGCTGGCGCTCGTCCGCCACCTGCCACCGGGGCCGGCATTCCCGCGATCGTCGCCGGCGGAAATCTTGGGCCAGGCCTTCCGCCGCAACGTGCTGCTCGTCACGCTGCCCTGGCTCGTGATCTACATGCTGATCGGCTACGTCCTGGTCTTCTTCGGCTCCGCGGCGAAGAGTACCGGCTATCCCCTGACCTGGATCGCGGCGGGGATCGCCGTCGCGAGCGTCTTCCTCGTGCTCTCCCAGCCTCAGTTCGGTCGCCTCGCCGACCGCTTCGGCCGCATGCGGCTGATGACCGTCGGCGTGACCGGATTCGTCGGCACGATGACTTCGGCCGCCGCGCTGCTCGCCTACGGGCCGTCGATCCCACTGATCGGCGCCCTCGGGGTGAGCGCCGTCGCGGCGCTGGCCTACGGGCCCGCGGCCCTCGCGGCGCTCGCCGATCTCGCCCGGACGATGAGCCGGGCGACGACGATGGCGATCTACTCGCTTACGATCTCGCTCGGGATGGTCCTGGGCCTCGTCGGGGCGACGCAGCTCACGGCGCGCTGGGGGAACCCGGGGCTCTTCGTGTTCTTTGCCGGCATCGCCGTCGCGCTCGTCGGCCTCACGTTCGCGCGCTACCGGGACCTGCGTCGCGTCGGACGCGCGTCCGCTACGACTCCGGCTCGATGA
- a CDS encoding ribonuclease P: protein MVRIARERVTTLFALADSEASAGRPALADRYVRLARRIGTRYNVRLLPEFRELYCRGCSTYWIEGRTVRTRLRAGRRVRTCLACGRARRTRLRGPVRAPSGALEVGPPTATPDEPALVDDAGDDDRLDALEDDESPVE from the coding sequence ATGGTCCGGATCGCGCGAGAGCGAGTCACGACGCTCTTCGCGCTGGCGGATAGCGAAGCCTCGGCGGGACGGCCGGCCCTGGCCGACCGGTACGTCCGGCTCGCCCGTCGCATCGGAACTCGCTACAACGTCCGTCTCCTCCCGGAATTCCGAGAACTGTACTGCCGCGGTTGCTCGACGTACTGGATCGAGGGACGGACCGTGCGCACGCGCCTGAGGGCCGGCCGGCGGGTGCGGACCTGTCTCGCGTGCGGACGCGCCCGCCGAACGCGCCTCCGCGGACCGGTGCGCGCGCCGTCCGGCGCGCTCGAGGTTGGTCCGCCGACCGCCACACCGGACGAGCCGGCGCTAGTCGACGACGCGGGGGATGACGACCGACTCGATGCGCTCGAGGACGACGAGTCGCCGGTGGAATAA
- a CDS encoding fructose-bisphosphate aldolase encodes MGQLGLGPGKRTRLKRLLYDHGPGGGTLLVLPIDQGLEHGPVDFFANPEALDPRYQYELAREGRFSAIALHVGLAEKYFHEYAGDVPLILKLNGKTAIPSDAEAFSPLTGTVEDAVRLGADAVGYTIYVGSPSQDRDLRQFTEVRLAAERFGMPVIVWAYPRGEAVAKKGGKESLYAIDYAARVALELGADIVKVNYPVVSSKDADSPPPYNSLRLSPTEAFRKVVESAGRALVLVSGGEKVGDEDLVEKVRSSMDAGATGIIFGRNLWQRPKVEALRLTRELHAIFREYAQPAA; translated from the coding sequence CTGGGACAGCTTGGCCTCGGGCCGGGCAAGCGCACGCGCCTCAAGCGGCTCCTCTACGACCACGGACCCGGAGGAGGGACGCTGCTCGTCCTCCCGATCGACCAGGGGCTCGAGCACGGGCCGGTCGACTTCTTCGCGAACCCGGAGGCGCTCGACCCGCGCTATCAGTACGAGCTCGCGCGGGAGGGCCGCTTCAGCGCGATCGCGTTGCACGTCGGCCTCGCCGAGAAGTACTTCCACGAGTACGCGGGCGACGTCCCGCTGATCCTCAAGCTCAACGGCAAGACGGCGATCCCCTCGGACGCGGAAGCGTTCAGCCCGCTCACGGGCACCGTCGAGGACGCGGTGCGCCTGGGCGCGGACGCCGTCGGCTACACGATCTACGTGGGCTCGCCGAGCCAGGACCGGGACCTCCGCCAGTTCACCGAGGTCCGACTCGCGGCCGAGCGCTTCGGGATGCCGGTGATCGTCTGGGCCTACCCGCGGGGGGAGGCGGTCGCAAAGAAGGGCGGGAAGGAGAGCCTCTACGCGATCGACTACGCGGCGCGCGTCGCGCTCGAGCTCGGGGCCGACATCGTGAAGGTGAACTATCCGGTGGTCTCGAGCAAGGACGCGGACAGCCCCCCGCCGTACAACTCCCTGCGGCTGTCGCCGACGGAGGCGTTCCGCAAGGTCGTCGAGAGCGCGGGCCGTGCCCTGGTCCTCGTCTCGGGCGGCGAGAAGGTCGGCGACGAGGACCTCGTCGAAAAGGTCCGCTCCTCGATGGACGCGGGCGCGACGGGGATCATCTTCGGGCGGAACCTCTGGCAGCGGCCGAAGGTCGAAGCGCTCCGCCTGACCCGCGAGCTCCATGCGATCTTTCGGGAGTACGCCCAGCCCGCCGCCTAG